In the Oscarella lobularis chromosome 14, ooOscLobu1.1, whole genome shotgun sequence genome, one interval contains:
- the LOC136195351 gene encoding uncharacterized protein, protein MDNSSEITDTISTGAASRADTESVWRRKYEDLLTMRTTKVEERLRKAQEVAKRLEKDSDAQIAHLTSTIDELKQAKIDLEQKLDEMTKENVKKSKIKDNSKFKKSNEFYSLLTGIDVEFKTESKSSKTFECRFSNGPKGKAFLLHHDENEEEIEYNPEVPETSGLRRKSIGRALLPFPEFMREDIVMDANDAPRFLFRILRSVHENQ, encoded by the exons ATGGATAACAGCAGCGAAATTACGGACACCATATCTACT GGCGCCGCATCGAGGGCAGACACGGAAAGCGTTTGGAGAAGAAAATACGAAGATTTACTTACTATGCGCACGACAAAAGTTGAAGAGCGACTACGAAAAGCTCAAGAAGTGGCTAAAAGACtcgaaaaag ATTCCGACGCCCAGATAGCTCACCTGACGTCAACAATCGACGAACTCAAGCAGGCCAAGATCGATCTCGAACAGAAactcgacgaaatgacgaaggagaacgtgaaaaaatcgaaaatcaaagacaattcaaaatttaaaaaatcgaaCGAATTCTACTCACTCCTAAcgggaatcgacgtcgaattcaaaacggaatcaaaatcgtcgaaaacgttcgAATGTCGATTTTCAAACGGTCCTAAAGGAAAAGCGTTTCTCTTACatcacgacgaaaacgaggagGAAATCGAATACAACCCGGAAGTGCCGGAAACGTCGGGACTGAGACGCAAGAGCATTGGCCGAGCTCTTCTTCCCTTTCCGGAGTTCATGCGAGAAGACATCGTCATGGATGCAAACGACGCGCCGAgatttctctttcgaataTTGAGATCAGTTCACGAGAATCAGTAG
- the LOC136195343 gene encoding growth hormone-regulated TBC protein 1-like codes for MATSEVALKLRKKVRDRHEMPEEATEETEDLWDTKKVCPYGFQRPDDFDYVAYNRFLRHYAPILKRREKKWASLLKHGFGLELVTRKKLRRYIRKGISKEYRCRVWLSVSGALKRMESNRGLYQTVLKGERDAAVVEAIKMDIRRTFPDNVRFAHDTKGNLLGSLENVLTAYAHYNKKVGYCQGLNFVAGMLLLVAETEEEAFWLLLVLVEKILPENYYNLRGVWIDIGVLKTIMEERLPLLLNHFDANGIDLNIVAARWFICLFVDVLHAETLLRVWDCLFNEGSVILFRVALTLLIQSEKEILACEDLNEILTAYKKIGNKTFDCHAFTLSLFQLPEKLKRKQIDLARKRQSDSAT; via the exons ATGGCCACTTCGGAAGTCGCCCTCAAACTTCGAAAGAAGGTGCGCGATCGGCACGAAATGCCCGAAGAGGCCACAGAAGAGACGGAAGATCTCTGGGATACAAA AAAGGTGTGTCCCTACGGCTTTCAAAGACCGGACGATTTCGATTACGTCGCGTACAATCGATTTCTACGGCACTACGCGCCTATCctgaaacgacgcgaaaaaaagtGGGCGAGCCTGTTGAAACACGGCTTCGGTCTCGAACTCgtgacgcgaaaaaaat TGAGGAGATACATAAGGAAGGGTATTAGTAAGGAGTACCGTTGTCGCGTTTGGCTGTCCGTGAGCGGTGCTCTGAAGAGGATGGAGTCGAATCGTGGTTTGTATCAAACTGTGctgaaaggagaaagagatgcTGCAGTAGTCGAGGCAATTAAAATGG ATATTCGACGGACTTTTCCAGATAATGTTCGGTTTGCTCATGACACCAAAGGAAATTTGCTTGGGTCATTAGAAAATGTGCTAACGGCGTATGCTCATTACAATAAGAAAGTTGGCTATTGTCAG GGGTTGAATTTTGTAGCAGGTATGCTACTGTTAGTTGCGGAAACAGAAGAAGAGGCGTTTTGGCTTCTACTTGTTCTAGTAGAGAAAATACTTCCAGAGA ATTATTACAATCTTAGGGGCGTTTGGATAGACATAGGCGTTCTAAAAACAATAATGGA GGAAAGACTGCCTCTCTTATTGAATCATTTCGACGCAAACGGAATCGATTTAAATATCGTTGCTGCTCGTTGGTTCATCTGTCTTTTTGTAGACGTTCTACACGCTGAA acTCTCCTACGAGTATGGGATTGCCTCTTCAACGAAGGATCCGTCATCCTTTTTCGCGTCGCTCTGACGTTATTGATacaaagcgagaaagagataCTCGCGTGCGAAGATCTCAACGAAATACTGACGGCGTACAAA AAAATCGGAAACAAAACGTTTGACTGCCACGCCTTCACGCTGAGCCTTTTTCAGCTGCCGGAAAAGCTCAAACGAAAGCAAATCGACTTAGCGCGAAAACGTCAGAGCGATTCAGCTACATAG
- the LOC136195345 gene encoding lysosome-associated membrane glycoprotein 1-like translates to MKLSHLFLIALAHLLIAAYAAETENPSTAAAPTTKAPTTKAPTTNPPTTKAPSTKAPTTTKAPSTKAPTTTKAPSTKAPTTTKAPSTKAPSTTKAPSTKAPSTKAPTPTQPSFAASAYDFANNKNETCIRFVAALQLSFQYEVKEKSGKNASRHQNVTQNFGNIKGVTHLRGSCPEVSMKNHTNASSLVILFNDTYTLTFDFVLNTTKKNDHWYINTTMVEIDMSKLPNAFDQSKVDFMNVANTTNSDTQKVPLGSYLVCNATTDEILHTNDKKKATLAMKDVMIEAFGDVAKGYSKSANRCDADYVTNNIVPIAVGCALAALVLVVLIAYLIGRSRNNKGGYQSV, encoded by the exons ATGAAGCTATCCCATCTCTTCCTAATAGCCCTCGCAC ACCTCCTCATCGCCGCGTACGCGGCAGAAACCGAAAATCcctcgacggcggcggcgccaaCAACAAAAGCGCCGACAACGAAAGCTCCAACGACCAATCCTCCAACGACTAAAGCTCCATCAACCAAAGCTCCAACGACGACTAAAGCTCCATCGACCAAAGCTCCAACGACGACCAAAGCTCCATCGACTAAAGCTCCAACGACGACCAAAGCTCCATCGACCAAAGCTCCATCGACGACCAAAGCTCCGTCGACCAAAGCTCCATCGACTAAAGCTCCGACTCCGACGCAGCCTTCTTTCGCAGCGTCGGCCTACGACTTTGCGAATAACAAGAACGAGACTTGCATTCGGTTTGTCGCCGCTCTCCAGCTGTCGTTTCAGTACGAG GTGAAAGAAAAGAGTGGGAAGAACGCGTCGAGACATCAAAACGTGACGCAGAACTTCGGGAATATAAAGGGCGTAACGCATTTGAGGGGATCTTGTCCGGAAGTGTCCATGAAGAATCACacaaacgcgtcgtcgctggtCATTTTGTTCAATGATACGTACACGCTTACGTTCGACTTTGTTTTGAAT ACCACTAAAAAGAATGATCATTGGTATATCAACACTACCATGGTTGAGATTGACATGTCAAAGTTACCCAATGCATTTGATCAAA GCAAAGTGGATTTCATGAATGTCGCCAACACAACGAATTCAGATACGCAGAAAGTTCCTCTGGGCTCTTACTTGGTGTGCAATGCGACAACAGATGAGATCTTACATACGAATGATaagaagaaggcgacgcTAGCAATGAAAGATGTGATGATTGAGGCATTTGGAGATGTCGCCAAGGGGTATTCGAAATCag CCAATCGCTGTGACGCCGACTACGTGACCAATAACATTGTGCCCATTGCCGTGGGCTGTGCTCTTGCCGCTCTGGTTCTTGTCGTTCTTATAGCTTACCTCATTGGAAGAAGTAGGAACAATAAGGGCGGATATCAATCAGTTTAG
- the LOC136195346 gene encoding lysosome-associated membrane glycoprotein 1-like: MNRFLVAFVALVCIIGFPDGETVRMSHESASSSAKTTTADPKTSHGTVATTPAPTTRTWAPTTHASTTDASTTIPTTTHSPTTHASTTHSNAPTTQALTTTNASATRAPMTQVPTPPTFTPHSYILTSSNGLECLKLYTALQFSIKYEGRGKKILAHTQPFSNGYHSQINGTCPERQENGNEFSSLIIRFDETYNATFEFMSDGNKTWHTSRISLDFNLEKLPNASEIGEVRATNFTSNESQIVPMGNILVCNATVSQTLNSISPSGINVTVVMETQNFALEAFGYNGERNGTKITHCSADLSKELNIVTIAVGVAFSVFVIICLLAFIIKGKKNEAKYRAINSE; encoded by the exons ATGAAtcgctttctcgtcgccttcgtaGCACTCGTCTGTATCATAG GCTTCCCCGACGGAGAGACCGTTCGAATGTCGCACGAAAGTGCGTCGTCGAGtgcaaaaacgacgacagctGATCCGAAAACAAGTCACGGCACAGTAGCAACGACACCTGCTCCAACGACTCGCACTTGGGCTCCTACAACTCATGCTTCAACAACCGATGCTTCTACGACGATCCCTACTACTACTCATTCTCCTACAACTCATGCCTCGACAACTCATTCGAATGCTCCTACGACCCAAGCTTTGACTACTACGAATGCTTCAGCTACTCGTGCTCCTATGACTCAAGTTCCAACGCCTCCCACCTTTACTCCCCACTCCTATATTCTGACGTCTTCGAATGGTTTGGAGTGTCTGAAATTATACACGGCTTTGCAGTTTAGTATAAAATACGAA GGACGAGGAAAGAAGATTCTCGCTCATACTCAACCGTTCAGCAATGGTTATCATTCTCAGATAAATGGAACTTGCCCGGAGAGGCAAGAGAATGGTAACGAATTTTCTTCGCTTATAATTCGTTTTGACGAAACGTACAATGCAACTTTTGAATTTATGTCAGAC GGAAACAAAACGTGGCACACGTCAAGAATTTCTCTCGATTTTAATTTAGAAAAGTTGCCCAATGCGTCAGAAATAG GAGAAGTCCGTGCGACAAATTTCACCTCTAATGAATCCCAGATTGTTCCTATGGGAAACATACTTGTTTGCAATGCCACGGTCTCTCAGACTTTAAACTCTATAAGTCCTTCTGGCATAAATGTTACGGTGGTCATGGAAACGCAAAATTTTGCTCTTGAAGCCTTTGGCTACAATGGAGAAAGAAATGGCACAAAAA TTACTCATTGTTCGGCCGATCTCTCAAAAGAGCTGAATATCGTTACCATAGCTGTGGGTGTGGCGTTTTCGGTCTTTGTTATAATCTGCCTCTTAGCCTTCATAATCAAagggaagaaaaacgaagccaaGTATCGAGCTATAAActcagaataa
- the LOC136195339 gene encoding zinc finger protein ZIC 1-like, which yields MHSFQRRSAQIQRRARTGHMYANVAAAAAAAAAAAHHRLPAVPSPSIYMNAPPHHHHPHLHQNFYDARSAFSTNSGAAAACGDASSYSYPTTATAHRFTSSCDFVHHQRYRSQATPTSHTSPPHQYACEQQIQPSQPTQSHYDSSDLYPGSWYVPQGNLAPSPATMSFDRTIPPPPPPSSTTTTMIESARMFPETTSTMTPSLCLWMDPDESGRCCGRRFVGVHDLVAHISGDHIGCAIDSSPTQLKQHVCYWQDCQRAHKPFKAKYKLVNHVRLHTGEKPFVCPFPECQKLFARSENLKIHKRTHTGEKPFACKWPGCLRRFANSSDRKKHEHVHTADKPYKCRVAGCVKCYTHPSSLRKHMKAHSAAVAGKMSPKASPPPPEHVINATNDSHSDRNENGRAGGGGVGGGERGKWIGSIKYQQQGFLTPPNSKSPCSSPSCRESIHQFCYSPN from the coding sequence ATGCACTCGTTCCAAAGACGATCGGCTCAAATTCAACGGCGCGCTCGAACAGGACACATGTACGCGAAcgtagcagcagcagcagcggcggcggcagcggccgCTCATCATCGCCTACCCGCTGTTCCGTCCCCGTCGATCTACATGAATGCGCCgcctcatcatcatcaccctCACCTTCATCAGAATTTCTACGACGCGCGATCGGCGTTTTCAACGAACAGCGGCGCCGCGGCGGCGtgcggcgacgcgtcgagcTATTCCtatccgacgacggcaaccGCTCATCGTTTCACGTCGTCCTGCGATTTCGTTCATCACCAGCGCTACCGAAGTCAAGCCACGCCCACGTCTCACACATCGCCTCCGCATCAGTACGCGTGCGAACAGCAAATTCAACCGTCGCAGCCGACCCAGTCGCACTACGACAGTTCCGATTTATATCCGGGATCGTGGTACGTGCCGCAGGGTAACCtagcgccgtcgccggcgaccATGTCGTTCGATCGCACGattcctccgccgccgccgccgtcgtcgacgacgacgacgatgatcgaATCGGCGCGAATGTTTcccgaaacgacgtcgacgatgacgccgtcgctttgcCTGTGGATGGACCCGGACGAGAGCGGGCGGTGCTGCGGGAGGCGTTTCGTCGGCGTTCACGATCTCGTCGCGCACATCAGCGGCGATCACATCGGCTGCGCGATCGATTCGAGTCCGACGCAGCTGAAACAGCACGTCTGCTATTGGCAGGATTGCCAGCGAGCGCACAAGCCGTTCAAGGCCAAGTACAAGCTCGTGAATCACGTGCGATTGCACACGGGCGAGAAGCCGTTCGTCTGTCCGTTTCCCGAGTGCCAGAAGCTCTTCGCTCGTTCGGAGAACCTCAAGATTCACAAGCGCACGCACACGGGCGAGAAACCGTTCGCGTGTAAGTGGCCCGGATGCCTGAGGCGGTTTGCCAACTCGAGTGACCGGAAGAAGCACGAGCACGTGCACACGGCCGATAAACCGTACAAATGCCGCGTTGCCGGATGCGTCAAGTGTTACACGCATCCCAGCTCGCTTCGAAAGCACATGAAAGCACATTCGGCGGCGGTTGCCGGTAAGATGAGCCCCAAGGCgagtccgccgccgcccgagCACGTGATCAACGCCACCAACGATTCTCACTCTGACAGAAATGAAAATGGGAgagcaggaggaggaggagttggaggaggagaaagaggaaagtGGATTGGAAGCATCAAGTATCAGCAGCAAGGATTTTTGACACCGCCTAATAGTAAATCACCTTGTTCGTCTCCCAGCTGCAGGGAGAGCATACACCAGTTTTGTTACAGTCCCaattag
- the LOC136195342 gene encoding uncharacterized protein has translation MFIAFGPYLLYLFLQCPTFAAKTSLECTRGHYPGAFCHGRNVYLNHTSKTFVVDAENDDEELPREGDTTFRVFPVETRRLDAIPSCDRVVEEAYFYTFYYYYGHSNYYHLHYDTLLPVYFALKHGTPEERSDSGQHRITLMPSVETSRLNVMDWNTDAFSEKHQNKYFVLIHQSLAGNEFDLVPADSRFIEINPSGFTCFRKIHFGAPRIRYPDEDTVPNFVEFIRNRVGLTRPYVSPTSPKVGIIKRSNRRRILNEEELIATIQPFVEAELVNFDGRTFAEQVSMMLEYTVLVGVNGAGLMNGIYLGEGAVTIQLVPFNATQLNVREFGNILKSRGPYLEWWNKHEELNRGNLERDPYNSQADTEVHVDEFTQLIRDALKIGINRKLRKEEL, from the exons ATGTTCATCGCTTTTGGTCCCTATCTTCTCTACTTGTTCCTACAATGCCCCACTTTTGCCGCTAAAACGAGTCTAGAATGCACGAGAGGACACTATCCCGGTGCATTTTGCCACGGTCGTAACGTCTATCTGAATCAcacgtcgaaaacgttcgtcgtcgacgcggaaaacgatgacgaggaACTGCCGAGAGAAGGAGACACCACCTTTCGGGTGTTTCccgtcgaaacgagacgtTTGGATGCGATTCCGAGCTGCGATCGTGTCGTCGAAGAGGCCTACTTCTACACATTCTACTATTATTATGGACACTCGAATTATTATCATTTGCACTACGACACTCTGCTGCCTGTCTACTTTGCTCTAAAGCACGGGACGCCGGAGGAGAGAAGCGATTCGGGGCAGCACAGAATCACACTTATGCCCTCTGTAGAAACGTCGAGATTGAAT GTTATGGACTGGAATACTGACGCCTTTTCTGAAAAACACCAGAACAAGTATTTTGTATTGATTCATCAA TCACTTGCTGGCAATGAGTTTGATTTAGTGCCAGCCGACAGTCGCTTTATAGAAATAAATCCAAGCGGTTTTACTTGTTTCAGAAAGATTCATTTTGGG GCTCCAAGAATTCGGTATCCTGATGAAGATACTGTACCCAATTTTGTTGAGTTCATACGCAACAGGGTCGGACTTACAAGACCTTACGTTAGCCCCACTTCTCCCAAAGTTGGCATAATAAAACG ATCAAATCGAAGGAGAATATTAAATGAAGAGGAATTAATCGCCACTATTCAGCCTTTCGTTGAGGCAGAACTTGTCAACTTTGATGGGAGAACGTTTGCAGAACAA GTATCGATGATGCTTGAGTACACGGTCTTAGTTGGAGTGAATGGAGCCGGTTTGATGAACGGAATTTATCTTGGCGAGGGTGCAGTAACAATTCAGCTCGTCCCATTCAATGCAACCCAACTTAATGTGCGCGAATTTGGCAATATACTAAAGTCGCGAGGTCCCTACCTGGAATGGTGGAATAAACACGAGGAACTGAATCGCGGCAACTTGGAACGAGACCCATATAACAGCCAAGCCGATACCGAAGTTCACGTTGACGAATTCACGCAACTAATCCGAGACGCACTAAAAATAGGCATAAACAGGAAATtacgaaaagaagaactgTAA
- the LOC136195350 gene encoding thymidylate kinase-like, giving the protein MRRGALIVLEGCDRSGKSTQCRKLAEGLKNAGKSVELMQFPNRTTEIGSVISRYLEKKIELHDAAIHLLFSANRWEMANRMKSMLESGTTLVVDRYAYSGIAFTGAKQKFSLDWCRQSDRGLPKPDLVIYLDLPPHVAKTRADYGDERYEKEEFQRKVAECYEKLREDDWKIINADQSVDSLHESIKALSLETIKSCGCEPIHKLWVNE; this is encoded by the exons ATGCGAAGAGGCGCGCTGATCGTTTTGGAAGGCTGCGATCGATCCGGCAAGTCGACGCAGTGCCGAAAACTTGCAGAAGGACTCAAAAACGCCGGCAAATCAGTCGAACTGATGCAATTTCCAA ATCGAACTACAGAAATAGGCAGCGTGATCAGCCGATatctcgaaaaaaaaatcgaactCCACGACGCCGCCATTCACCTTCTCTTCTCGGCGAATCGATGGGAAATGGC AAATCGCATGAAAAGTATGCTCGAATCCGGCACGACGCTTGTAGTCGATCGTTACGCGTACTCTGGAATCGCTTTTACTGGAGCAAAACAG AAATTCAGCCTGGACTGGTGCCGACAATCGGATCGCGGCCTTCCCAAGCCTGATTTGGTCATCTATTTGGACTTGCCGCCCCACGTGGCAAAGACGCGAGCCGActacggcgacgaacgataCGAAAAGGAAGAATTCCAAAGAAAAGTGGCGGAATGTTATGAGAAGCTTCGAGAAGATGATTGGAAG ATAATAAATGCTGATCAAAGCGTCGATTCCCTTCACGAAAGCATCAAAGCGTTGTCGTTGGAAACTATAAAGTCATGCGGTTGCGAGCCGATTCACAAATTATGGGTGAACGAGTAG
- the LOC136195347 gene encoding LOW QUALITY PROTEIN: deoxyhypusine hydroxylase-like (The sequence of the model RefSeq protein was modified relative to this genomic sequence to represent the inferred CDS: inserted 1 base in 1 codon; substituted 1 base at 1 genomic stop codon), translated as MAESVERLEAVLLDQSNTLPERFRALFSLRNIGGAKAIAAIEKCFSDPSELFKHECAYCLGQMQDPRANSVLIKLLNDTNQETVVRHEAGEALAAIADSSVLPVLERHVSDPIAEVAETCRIAVDKLQYINSAEYKKEEADLSSNPFRSVDPAPPRKEAAFLTLEEELLNESLPLFRRYRALFTLRNSQTAESVLALSRGLRDKSSALFRHEIAYVLGQMQHPGAVPYLKEASNFSYSVISXEHFXQGLENLTEHAMVRHECAEALGSIATEECRTILTQYLDDEQRIVKESCQVALDMYRHETSNEFQYCTNT; from the exons ATGGCGGAATCGGTCGAGCGACTAGAAGCCGTTCTACTAGATCAATCGAA CACTCTTCCTGAGCGCTTTCGGGCGCTGTTTTCCCTGAGAAACATCGGAGGCGCGAAAGCAATCGCCGCCATAGAGAAAT GCTTTTCTGATCCGTCTGAGCTATTTAAGCACGAATGCGCGTATTGCCTGGGACAGATGCAG GACCCGAGAGCCAACTCTGTCTTGATAAA GCTACTCAATGATACAAATCAGGAAACAGTTGTCAGACATGAG GCCGGAGAGGCGTTAGCTGCTATTGCAGATTCTTCGGTTCTTCCTGTGTTGGAACGTCACGTGTCTGATCCCATTGCTGAG GTGGCAGAGACATGTCGAATTGCAGTCGACAAGTTGCAATATATCAATAGTGCCGAGtataagaaagaagaggccgACCTGAG TTCAAATCCCTTTCGTTCTGTCGATCCAGCACCTCCTAGGAAAGAAGCAGCGTTTCTTACTTTAGAAGAGGAACTGTTGAACGAAAGCCTTCCTTTATTTAGGAGATACAG AGCCTTATTTACACTGAGAAATTCCCAAACTGCCGAAAGCGTACTGGCGCTTTCGAGAGGACTTAGAGACAAAAGCAGCGCCTTATTCAGACACGAAATAG CCTACGTTCTGGGTCAGATGCAACATCCAGGCGCTGTTCCATACCTAAAAGAGGCGAGCAACTTTTCGTACAGCGTAATCT ACGAACATTTCTAACAGGGCCTTGAAAATTTGACCGAACACGCAATGGTTCGCCACGAATGTGCAGAAGCACTCGGCTCAATAGCAACA GAGGAATGCCGGACGATTCTAACTCAgtatctcgacgacgaacaacGCATAGTCAAA GAAAGCTGCCAAGTGGCGTTGGACATGTACCGTCATGAAACCAGCAACGAATTTCAATACTGCACGAATACTTAG
- the LOC136195340 gene encoding cysteine protease ATG4A-like encodes MSDPFRGYRSAYPYESKSDGDAIDGELDCWILGRLFDSKHELRKRVKREIKTKLWFTYRKNFRAIGGTGPTSDAGWGCTMRCGQMLLAQALTWRHLGRDWEWKQKVENPVYNQILSHFLDQPDALYSIQQITQCGVDFNRRIGEWFGPNNVCHVIRKLSQFDDWSSLSVQVAMDMTVIIEEIKDSCYERESMLASSSLSTASSSSSSSSSSQSRTFHPLLLFIPLRPGQDRIHDKYREALKACFRMPQCLGMIGGRPKHALWFFGYQGDRLLCLDPHTVQPALNPEKRSAIPDETYHSSSAILIPINDLDPSIALGFFCRDEADVNDMFDRLQKHVVNREPPLFEIFPKRPRNMPPLVDPRPSRSSDQRVEESFTDLSLEAEAAAAMNGGGLDEDEDYDIIDPMELGGIN; translated from the exons ATGTCCGATCCCTTTAGAGGCTACAGGTCCGCTTATCCATACGAAAGCAAGTCGGACGGCGACGCTATCGACGGGGAGCTCGACTGTTGGATACTCGGACGATTGTTCGATTCAAAAC ACGAACTGCGAAAGCGCGTCAAGAGAGAAATCAAGACGAAACTGTGGTTCACCTATCGAAAGAACTTTCGAGCGATCG gtgGTACGGGACCGACGAGTGACGCCGGGTGGGGATGCACGATGAGGTGCGGCCAGATGCTGTTGGCCCAGGCTCTCACGTGGAGACATCTTGGAAGAG ACTGGGAGTGGAAACAGAAAGTCGAAAATCCCGTTTATAATCag ATTTTGAGTCATTTTCTCGATCAGCCGGATGCTCTCTATTCCATACAGCAGATCA CTCAATGTGGAGTCGACTTCAATAGACGCATCGGTGAATGGTTTGGACCGAACAACGTGTGCCACGTCATTCG AAAACTATCGCAATTCGACGACTGGAGTTCCCTCTCAGTCCAAGTAGCAATGGACATGACCGTCATCATAGAGGAAATAA AGGATTCGTGCTACGAACGCGAGAGCATgctcgcttcgtcgtcgttatcgacggcatcatcatcatcatcatcatcatcatcgtcccAATCTCGCACTTTCCAtcccctcctcctcttcattcCCCTACGACCGGGTCAAGATCGGATTCACGACAAATATCGCGAAGCCCTGAAAGCCTGCTTTCGTATGCCTCAGTGTCTCGGGATGATAGGGGGCCGACCTAAACACGCTCTGTGGTTCTTTGGCTATCAAG GCGACCGGTTGTTGTGCTTGGACCCACACACCGTCCAACCCGCCCTCAATCCGGAGAAGCGGTCCGCCATTCCGGACGAA ACGTACCATAGCAGCAGCGCGATACTGATTCCGATAAACGATCTCGACCCGTCTATCGCGCTC GGTTTTTTCTGCCGAGATGAAGCCGACGTGAACGACATGTTCGACCGATTGCAAAAG CATGTGGTGAACCGCGAACCGCCACTATTCGAAATATTCCCTAAACGACCGCGCAACATGccgccgctcgtcgatcCGCGACCATCGCGATCATCGGACCAACGCGTCGAAGAGA GTTTCACGGACTTGTCGTTGGAGGccgaggcggcggcggcgatgaatGGCGGCGGcttggacgaagacgaagactaTGATATTATTGATCCCATGGAATTAGGGGGCATAAACTAA
- the LOC136195348 gene encoding LAMP family protein lmp-1-like produces MKRVALLLLFLVALARCARGESTTSSKTPATTHSATTKPPTTKPPSTKPPTTKPPTTKPPTTKPPTTKPPTTKPPTTKPPKPAPSSPKFVSHAYNVTDNKTGIVCVRFEAAVEFEFHSETKNKSKLIKWAFTNDASVAHVSGDCPHLVDGGAKVSSLNIANSAFNLSFEFTMGNTSWYLSKVGVVVDLALFNKTSGTVTYFNVSRSSETQNVPKGNFLVCESKINQTLKDGNCSATLLMKDLKLQPFDAKSGFASGNSVHCNLDSVLNHNIPIAVGIALGCLIGIVLVVYFIGRSRNQGQYEPLQ; encoded by the exons ATGAAACGCGTCGCActgcttctcctttttctcgtagCGCTGGCCC GCTGCGCACGtggcgaatcgacgacatcgagCAAAACGCCAGCAACAACGCATTCAGCTACGACCAAGCCACCAACGACCAAGCCACCGTCGACCAAGCCACCGACGACCAAGCCACCGACGACTAAGCCCCCGACGACCAAGCCACCGACCACTAAGCCCCCGACGACTAAGCCACCGACGACTAAACCACCCAAGCCTGCTCCGTCTTCACCTAAATTCGTTTCGCACGCTTACAATGTAACTGACAACAAGACCGGCATCGTTTGTGTGCGATTCGAAGCTGCTGTGGAGTTTGAG TTTCATTCagagacgaaaaacaaaTCGAAGTTGATAAAGTGGGCTTTCACCAATGACGCGTCCGTGGCTCACGTTTCGGGTGACTGTCCCCATCTAGTGGATGGCGGCGCAAAGGTTTCATCACTCAACATAGCGAATAGTGCATTCAACCTTTCATTTGAATTTACAATGGGAAAT ACTTCGTGGTACCTTTCGAAAGTAGGCGTAGTCGTTGACCTTGCTCTGTTCAACAAAACGTCAG GAACGGTTACTTATTTCAATGTGTCTCGCTCAAGTGAAACGCAAAACGTTCCCAAAGGGAATTTCCTCGTTTGTGAAtcgaaaatcaatcaaacTCTTAAAGATGGTAATTGCAGCGCAACTCTACTCATGAAGGATCTTAAACTTCAGCCATTTGACGCCAAAAGTGGCTTTGCATCAGGAA ATTCTGTTCACTGCAATTTAGATTCGGTTTTGAATCACAACATTCCCATTGCCGTGGGAATTGCATTGGGGTGCTTGATTGGTATTGTTCTCGTAGTCTACTTTATTGGAAGGTCAAGAAACCAAGGTCAATATGAGCCATTGCAGTAA